From the Streptococcus hyointestinalis genome, the window CGGTCTTGCTGATAAGGATTATTTATTTGACAAGGCACTCTTGCAGCTCATCACCTATAAAGCATAAGTTTCAGTCAAATTATTTGTAAGCTCTACCTCTTTTCGATACAATGAAGGTACTTTATAGAAAAGAGGAGCTTACTTATGGCAATTATCCTACCAGAACTACCTTATGCTTACGATGCTTTAGAACCTTATATCGATGCTGAGACAATGACTCTCCACCATGACAAACACCATGCGACTTATGTGGCAAATGTCAATGCGGCCCTTGAAAAACACACTGAAATCGGTGAAGACTTGGTGGCACTTTTGTCTGACGTGGAAAAAATCCCTGCTGACATCCGTCAAGCCGTTATCAACAACGGCGGAGGACATCTCAACCACGCTCTTTTCTGGGAATTGATGACACCAGAAAAGACAGAGGTTTCAGCAGAATTGTTAGCAGATATTGAAGCTACTTTTGGCTCATTTGACGCTTTCAAAGACGCTTTCTCAGCAGCAGCTGCGACTCGCTTTGGCTCAGGTTGGGCTTGGCTTGTCGTGAATGCTGAAGGAAAACTCGAAATTCTCTCAACAGCTAACCAAGACAACCCTATCATGGATGGCAAACAACCTATCCTTGGACTAGACGTTTGGGAACACGCCTACTATCTTAACTACCGCAATGTTCGCCCAGACTATATCAAGGCGTTCTTCAACGTCATCAACTGGAACAAGGTTGCTGAATTGTACAAAGCAGCAAAAGCCTAAAAAACGAGCCGAAAGGCTTATTTTTTTAGCTAAATGTTACTGAAAAACACAAAATGACATGTTTTTGTAAAATATTTGTCAAAATACTTGCAATTTTAAAAAAATACTTTACAATAGAAGTGTTATGAAAAATGATGGAAAGAAAAAACGGCGTCAAGTTGATTTTATATTTGCGTGTACGATTTTAGGGCTACTGGTTTTGATTATTATATGCTTGTTTGTGACTATGTTTCAGCATGCTTCGCAGTCCAAAACTGCAAGTTCATCGACAAGTAAGAGCACTCAAGTCTCAACAAAGTCATCAAGCACCAAGACAAAGACCAGCACTAAAACCAAGTCAAAAGCAGATAAAGAAACCGACTTACAGGCAGATTTAGCAGAAATGGATAGTTTAGGGCTGTATTATGACTATGCCAACCTCAGCTTAGAGGAGACGGTGAAAGCTTACATGGCAGAGTTTGGCTTGGCAGAGGACAGTGTCGCCTTTTCTTACAAGGACTTAACAACTGGAAAAACAGCCTCAATGAATGACACCCAGCCCATGACGGCAGGTTCTACCTACAAACTCCCCTTAAATATGCTAGTGGTTGACGAGGTGGCTAAGGGAAAATTATCCTTGACTGAGGCATTTGACATCACAAACACCACCTACGAGTACATCGGAGAGCACAATAGCTATGTGTCTGCCTTTGATGGAGCGATGACTATTCCTCAGATGCAGAAGTTCTCCCTCGTCTACTCTGAAAATACACCTGCTTACGCCCTATCGGAGCGCTTAGGAGGCATGGAGAAAGCTTACGCCAAGTTTGGACGCTACGGCAAATCTAAAGGCAAGATTAAAACCATCCAGCAAGAAGGCAATAAAACCACAACCGACTACTATATCCAAGTGCTGGACTATCTCTATACGCACCGCAAGAAATACAAGGACTTGCTCTATTATCTCAAGGTTGCTTTTCCTGGAGAATATTATCATGGTTTGATTGGGGATAACTTGACAGTCGCACAAAAGCCAGGTTATGTCCGTGAAGCGCTCAATGTTGGTGCTGTTGTTTACGAGGAGAAGCCGTATATCATCGCCCTCTACACAAAAGGCTTGGGCGGTGCGACAGAAGAAAGTACAGAAATCAACGGTGTCGGCTACTATCAACTCACCCAGCTTTGCTATGTGATTAACGAATGGCATCGTGTCAATATGAACTAAAAACTCATTACAAGCGTAATGAGTTTTTAGTGTCTTAATGGTTGTTGGTAGACGGTGTGAGGAGTTGTTGGTAGGCTTTGATACGTTTTTTGAAAGCCTTAGCCACAGCTTTTGAGAGCTGTTTAGAGGACTTGCCTTTTCGACTGAAAATGCGATTGTGCTTGTCCTTTTGCTCTTCTAAGCTCGGCTCAACAAAAGTCTCACCGTTTGCCGTCATCGCCTTGGTGACAAAGTGCGGTTCGTGATAGGTAATCGGGGTCACATCCAACTGGACGTGGCGGTCGTTATTTTGATTGGCATAGTTAAAGGTGGCACTGTTGATGATAGCGTTTTGTGTCGTTTTTTGCACATCGGTTGCCACCAAAAAGTCGCCACTTTCAGATAGGATAAACTCACTGTGAAAATGAATGAGCACCTTGAAATTGCTCTCTTTGCGATTGTCAGCGTAGACAGGCTTTAGCACACCGTTTTTGGTTAATTTGCTTGCGACCTTGTTGTGGTATCTGGCAGATTCGTTGAGCGTGTAGTCAGAGTTGTCCAGCTCAGCGAGGTATTTGGCAAGGGCATCGGCGTCTGTATCGTTTGTAGTCTTATAGTGACGTCTAATCCACTGGGCTTGCTGGCTAGAGATAATGTAGCGAAACTGGTGCAGCTGGATGGCTAGCTTATCGTTTTTGGAAAAATTATCATTAGGATAAGCTGTCTGTGTCAGTGTGGCTAAGTCACTCCACAGGCTGTCAGCAGGCGAGACACTGTCGTCGAAGCGAGCAAGCATTGCCTTGGTTTGTGTGTTTTGCCCGCTGATGGTTTGTGGCATTTTATCCTGCTGTAAAAAGATAGCTAGCAAGTGCTTAGCCTGCTCCAGTTTGTACAGTGGCTGCTGACTTTCAACTCTAGCGAGTTCTGTTTTCCATAGTCTCCTAAATGTCTGCGTGCCGATAATCTGTGTTTGAGCGAGCGCTTGATTAACTGCTTTTTGTGACAATTTGTCCTGCGGGAGATAGCGTAGATAAGCACCTTCGATGGTCTCATCTGACCAGCCGTCCTCTTGCAGTCGCTTGATAGTTGTCATCATGTGCTTACGCATGGACATCTTCTCTAGGATAGGGAGTTTTTGATAGGCTTTATTGTGCTTTTGAAAATAGCTGAGTGCATTTTGCGTGCTTTGGTAGCTTTTTTCAAACTGTGAGACACCCTTTTCATGCTGAAAAATGCCAAAACCAACAGCACACAAAAGGATAACACCCAGCAAACGCTTGAGATAAATCATCGCCTTCTCCCTTCTTTCTAATCTAGACTTTATTGTAACACAAGTTGACGGTCAAAAAAAGCTGATAGAGTTTTCAAAAGAGAGTGGGACAAAAATCGGTCATTTCGCAGAAATGCGATTTTGTTGTCCCACCTCCGCAAAGTTGAGTAGGGTTCTAGAAGTTGATTTATCAACTCACCCACTGCGTCTAGGGCAGGAGTCTGTAAAAATGAGAAGATGATAACTTTGTTTTTATCCTTTCAAAGATTATTTGACAAACATAGCGTCCCCAAAGCTAAAGAAGCGGTAGTTTTCGTCGACAGCGTGTTTATAGGCTTCAAGGACAAACTCACGCCCAGCAAAGGCAGAGACGAGCATGACAAGAGTTGACTTTGGCAAATGGAAGTTGGTCGAAAAAGCGTCCACAACCTTGAACTGATAGCCTGGTTTGATAAAGATATTGGTCCAGCCTGAGTCGGCTTTGATGTCGCCATCAAACTTTGTACCAATCGTCTCAAGGGTACGAATAGAAGTCGTGCCGACAGCAACGATACGTCCGCCATTTGAACGTACTTGGTTGAGCGTATCTGCAGCCTCTTCTGCGAGCTGATAAAATTCGGAGTGCATTTCGTGTTCATCGACATTGTCAACAGACACAGGACGGAAAGTACCAAGTCCAACATGTAGTGTCAGATAGACTAGCTTAACGCCTTTTGCAGCGATTTTATCCAGCAAATCTTGGGTGAAGTGCAGTCCTGCGGTCGGTGCTGCAGCGGAGCCATTTTCTTTGGCGTAGACGGTTTGGTAGCGCTCACGGTCTTCCAACTTTTCGTGGATATAAGGTGGTAGAGGCATTTCCCCTAGGCTTTCTAGCACTTCAAGGAAGATACCCTCGTATGAAAAAGTCACGATACGTCCGCCATGCTCAAGCTCCTCTTTGACCACAGCTGTGAGTCTACCGTCCCCAAAGGAAATCTGTGCGCCCACACGCAAGCGTTTAGCCGGCTTAGCAAGAACTTCCCAGTCGTCATTTTCAATATTTTTGAGAAGAAGAAGCTCGACATGCCCATGTGTGTCGGGCTTTTCACCGTAGAGGCGAGCAGGCAAGACCCGTGTATTGTTCATCACGAGGGCATCTCCTGGGTTTAACTCGTCAATGATATGGTCAAAGTGTGTGTCGACCATAGTGTGCTTTTTGTGGTCAATGACGAGAAGTTTTGAACTGTCACGCTGTTTGAGCGGCGTTTGAGCAATCAGCTCTTCTGGCAAATCAAAATCAAAATCGTTTGTATTCACGCAAATTCTCCTTTATTTATTCCTGAATAGTGCTTTTTTATTATATCACAAAAAAAGCTAAATACAGCTGAGATTTTTCTTGACAAAAATTGGTCTATACCATATAATAAAGGTAAAGATTGGTATAGACCTAAAGGAGGTAACGAGATGAACATTATAAGAGTAGCAGACGCCAAAGAAGGTGGCAAAAAAGCATTTGAACTTTTGAAAGAAAGTATGGCAAAGGGAAGTAAAACCTTGGGGCTAGCGACAGGGAGCACGCCTCTGACTTTTTACAAGGAAATCACAGACAGTGATTTGGACTTTAGCCAAATGACCAGTCTCAATCTGGATGAGTACGTGGGTCTACCGGCTAGTCACCCACAGAGCTATGCGCACTTTATGGAGGAGCATCTCTTTAAGGCAAAGCCTTTTAAAGCGCACTATTTGCCAAATGGTTTGGCAGAGGATTTGATAGCTGAAGCTAAGCGCTATGATAGCTTGCTAGAAGCCCATCCGATTGATTTCCAGATTTTAGGAATTGGGCGCAATGGGCACATTGGTTTTAACGAGCCAGGGACACCTTTTGATGAGACGACACATGTGGTTGACTTGACCGCAAGCACTATCGAGGCTAACAGCCGTTTCTTTGCCAATAAAGACGAAGTGCCTAAACAAGCTATTTCGATGGGCATTGCCTCTATCGTCTCTGCTAAGCAAATTGTGCTTATGGCTTACGGAAAAGACAAGGCAGAAGCTATCAAAGCTTTGGTCGAAGGCAATAAAACAGTAGACCTTCCAGCAAGCAGTCTAAAAGACCATCCAAATCTCTATGTCATCTTAGACGAAGAAGCAGCTTCTCTTTTGAAAAACTAAGAGATATGCTACAATAGCAGCATGAGACTGGACAAATTACTGGAAAAAGCAAAGGTTGGCTCACGTGGAGAGGTCAAAAAACTCCTCCGCTCTAGGCAGGTACGTGTTGATGGCCATGTAGCAACCAAAGCAAATCTCAATGTCGATAGCCACCTGCAGCAAATCACTGTTTCTGGACGAGTTGTTCAGATAGAGAGTGAATCTTATCTAATGCTCCATAAACCAGCTGGTGTGCTTAGTGCCGTGCGTGATAAAAAATATCAGACTGTCATTGACCTAATAGCTCCAAAAGATAGAAAAGACGGGCTTTATCCGATTGGTCGCTTAGATCGTGATACAGAAGGGCTTCTTCTTTTGACGACCAATGGTCCTCTAGGCTTTCGCATGCTACATCCTAGACACCATGTTGAGAAAACCTACTATGTCGAGGTCAATGGATGGCTGGGAGAAGACGCTCCTCATTTTTTTGAAAAGGGTGTGTCTTTTTCAGATGGGACGCTCTGTCAGCCAGCTCAACTGGAGCTTTTGGAAGTTGGACAATCTAAAAGCAGTGCCCACCTGACTATCAGAGAGGGAAAATTTCACCAAGTGAAAAAGATGTTTCTCGCTTATGGTGTCAAGGTTACTTATCTCAAGCGCATTCGTTTTGGTCCTTTCTGGTTAGATGACAAGCTAGCCGTTGGAGCTTACAGAAAACTGACAAATGAGGAGTGTGACCTTTTAAAAGATTATTTGGACTAAAATTTGGGCATTTTTATCTGTTGTGCGAAAAATTTTGAAAGAAATTGAAAGTTTTTGAAATATTTCTTAAAAAATATGTTACAATGGGTAATGTTTTAGGTCAAAATTTATTTAGATCAGGAGCACAGACGGTGACGACTGTTAGAAAATTACGAACAAGGCGCCAGATTTATCATGCGGCTGGAAAACTTCTCCAGGACATTCCTTATGACAAATTGAGAGCTACCCAAATCGCAGAAGAAGCTCTCATTAGCCGTTCTGGTTTTTACCTTTATTTCTCTGATAAAGATGCGATGGTAAGCTCTTACTATGACTTTTTGATTAGAAAGGTGACCGCTATCTATGATGCCCATAGAAAAGACGCAGCAGATGTCGATCAGGCACTTATAGAGGTGATTGCATTTTTACAAGACGAAGAATTATTCGCTGCTCTACTTGGCGACCACTCAACGCCAGTCATTCGTGAGAAGACACGTGAAAATATCCGAATGGTCGCAATGGCAGAGATTGTGGATTATTACAAGCTGCTTGGCTTTGATCTCACAAACATGAGACTAGATAAAACAGATCTTGAATATTTTCAGGATATTATCGTTGATAGCATTATCTCCATTCTCATGCGCTGGTTTACAAGACGAAAAGCGGAGCGCCCAGAGCGTGTAGCAGGTATGATTCGTGAGTTTTTGATTGCCTTTAAGGCAGTGTCTAAACAACATTTTCGTGAATCGTTGTCCTAGCCAACCTAACAAAGACTGAGTTTTTCAGTCTTTTTGTTTTTTGGTATAATAACACTATGAAAACAATCCAAGAACTTTACAAAGATTACCCAGAAATCCCATACATCTCAAGCAAGCGTGATTTGCTTGAGGTGAACACCACACCTAAAGTGCCAAAGCGCAACATGATAAGAACTAAAGAAGGCGTTTTGCCAGGGCATATTATCTTGCTGTGGCGCATTCACTTTGGTACTTTTACGACAGAGACACCCTTTTCAAAATACTTTGAATACAGCTATGGTGTCAATGGCGCTGACGCACTTTCTTTTGTGATTGAGGAGGGGGATGCGGTGGTTGAGTCAGCTTTTGACTCGCTTGACCATATACCAGCGACTAGACTCAAGCAGATTTTAAAAGAAAAGGGTGTCAAAGGGCTGTCCA encodes:
- a CDS encoding glucosamine-6-phosphate deaminase — protein: MNIIRVADAKEGGKKAFELLKESMAKGSKTLGLATGSTPLTFYKEITDSDLDFSQMTSLNLDEYVGLPASHPQSYAHFMEEHLFKAKPFKAHYLPNGLAEDLIAEAKRYDSLLEAHPIDFQILGIGRNGHIGFNEPGTPFDETTHVVDLTASTIEANSRFFANKDEVPKQAISMGIASIVSAKQIVLMAYGKDKAEAIKALVEGNKTVDLPASSLKDHPNLYVILDEEAASLLKN
- a CDS encoding DUF3114 domain-containing protein, with the protein product MIYLKRLLGVILLCAVGFGIFQHEKGVSQFEKSYQSTQNALSYFQKHNKAYQKLPILEKMSMRKHMMTTIKRLQEDGWSDETIEGAYLRYLPQDKLSQKAVNQALAQTQIIGTQTFRRLWKTELARVESQQPLYKLEQAKHLLAIFLQQDKMPQTISGQNTQTKAMLARFDDSVSPADSLWSDLATLTQTAYPNDNFSKNDKLAIQLHQFRYIISSQQAQWIRRHYKTTNDTDADALAKYLAELDNSDYTLNESARYHNKVASKLTKNGVLKPVYADNRKESNFKVLIHFHSEFILSESGDFLVATDVQKTTQNAIINSATFNYANQNNDRHVQLDVTPITYHEPHFVTKAMTANGETFVEPSLEEQKDKHNRIFSRKGKSSKQLSKAVAKAFKKRIKAYQQLLTPSTNNH
- a CDS encoding superoxide dismutase — translated: MAIILPELPYAYDALEPYIDAETMTLHHDKHHATYVANVNAALEKHTEIGEDLVALLSDVEKIPADIRQAVINNGGGHLNHALFWELMTPEKTEVSAELLADIEATFGSFDAFKDAFSAAAATRFGSGWAWLVVNAEGKLEILSTANQDNPIMDGKQPILGLDVWEHAYYLNYRNVRPDYIKAFFNVINWNKVAELYKAAKA
- a CDS encoding serine hydrolase translates to MKNDGKKKRRQVDFIFACTILGLLVLIIICLFVTMFQHASQSKTASSSTSKSTQVSTKSSSTKTKTSTKTKSKADKETDLQADLAEMDSLGLYYDYANLSLEETVKAYMAEFGLAEDSVAFSYKDLTTGKTASMNDTQPMTAGSTYKLPLNMLVVDEVAKGKLSLTEAFDITNTTYEYIGEHNSYVSAFDGAMTIPQMQKFSLVYSENTPAYALSERLGGMEKAYAKFGRYGKSKGKIKTIQQEGNKTTTDYYIQVLDYLYTHRKKYKDLLYYLKVAFPGEYYHGLIGDNLTVAQKPGYVREALNVGAVVYEEKPYIIALYTKGLGGATEESTEINGVGYYQLTQLCYVINEWHRVNMN
- a CDS encoding TetR/AcrR family transcriptional regulator produces the protein MTTVRKLRTRRQIYHAAGKLLQDIPYDKLRATQIAEEALISRSGFYLYFSDKDAMVSSYYDFLIRKVTAIYDAHRKDAADVDQALIEVIAFLQDEELFAALLGDHSTPVIREKTRENIRMVAMAEIVDYYKLLGFDLTNMRLDKTDLEYFQDIIVDSIISILMRWFTRRKAERPERVAGMIREFLIAFKAVSKQHFRESLS
- the queA gene encoding tRNA preQ1(34) S-adenosylmethionine ribosyltransferase-isomerase QueA; this encodes MNTNDFDFDLPEELIAQTPLKQRDSSKLLVIDHKKHTMVDTHFDHIIDELNPGDALVMNNTRVLPARLYGEKPDTHGHVELLLLKNIENDDWEVLAKPAKRLRVGAQISFGDGRLTAVVKEELEHGGRIVTFSYEGIFLEVLESLGEMPLPPYIHEKLEDRERYQTVYAKENGSAAAPTAGLHFTQDLLDKIAAKGVKLVYLTLHVGLGTFRPVSVDNVDEHEMHSEFYQLAEEAADTLNQVRSNGGRIVAVGTTSIRTLETIGTKFDGDIKADSGWTNIFIKPGYQFKVVDAFSTNFHLPKSTLVMLVSAFAGREFVLEAYKHAVDENYRFFSFGDAMFVK
- a CDS encoding pseudouridine synthase, which codes for MRLDKLLEKAKVGSRGEVKKLLRSRQVRVDGHVATKANLNVDSHLQQITVSGRVVQIESESYLMLHKPAGVLSAVRDKKYQTVIDLIAPKDRKDGLYPIGRLDRDTEGLLLLTTNGPLGFRMLHPRHHVEKTYYVEVNGWLGEDAPHFFEKGVSFSDGTLCQPAQLELLEVGQSKSSAHLTIREGKFHQVKKMFLAYGVKVTYLKRIRFGPFWLDDKLAVGAYRKLTNEECDLLKDYLD